In one Variovorax sp. V213 genomic region, the following are encoded:
- a CDS encoding nuclear transport factor 2 family protein yields MTEQEANVQVLREGYALWNGSKATSAQYWMSLISDDVRWRSLGAGAAGAEFTEECSSKGEVQRYFERMGEQWKLLNYSADEFVAQGDRVVMLGSCEWEHRQTGKKVHSPKVDVLRFRDGKIVEFMEYYDTAAVAEAMK; encoded by the coding sequence ATGACCGAACAAGAAGCCAATGTACAAGTTCTGCGCGAGGGTTACGCCCTCTGGAACGGTTCCAAAGCCACGAGTGCGCAGTACTGGATGAGTTTGATTTCTGACGACGTACGTTGGCGCTCGCTGGGCGCTGGCGCAGCAGGTGCTGAGTTCACGGAAGAATGCTCTTCCAAGGGCGAAGTCCAGCGCTACTTCGAACGGATGGGCGAACAGTGGAAGCTGCTCAATTACTCAGCGGACGAGTTCGTCGCCCAAGGCGACCGCGTGGTGATGCTTGGTAGTTGCGAATGGGAGCACCGGCAGACCGGGAAAAAGGTGCATTCCCCAAAGGTGGACGTCTTGCGTTTTCGTGACGGAAAGATCGTCGAATTCATGGAGTACTACGACACCGCGGCCGTCGCAGAAGCCATGAAGTAG
- a CDS encoding SDR family oxidoreductase, with translation MFKGLEGRSAIVTGGSTLIGAGVVRAMHAAGVKVVIADIDAANGQALADSLGAGVHFVRTDITDDAQVQACVAQAATRHGDVHFLVNLACSYLDDGFKSPRADWLASFNVNVASAVAMLQAVHPHMVAAGGGAVVNFTSISSRVAQTGRWLYPVSKAAMAQLTRSMAMDLAPDRIRVNSVSPGWTWSAVMDRLSGGDRAKTDRVAAPFHLLGRVGDPDEVAQVVLFLCSDHASFVTGSDYAVDGGYAAMGPEQAVPAIPKLMD, from the coding sequence ATGTTCAAGGGACTCGAAGGCAGGAGCGCCATCGTCACCGGTGGCTCCACGCTGATAGGCGCCGGCGTGGTGCGCGCGATGCACGCGGCCGGCGTGAAGGTCGTCATTGCCGACATCGACGCCGCCAACGGCCAGGCGCTGGCGGATTCGCTCGGCGCCGGCGTGCACTTCGTGCGCACCGACATCACCGACGACGCGCAGGTGCAGGCATGCGTGGCGCAGGCGGCCACGCGGCACGGCGACGTGCACTTTCTCGTCAACCTGGCGTGCTCCTACCTGGACGACGGCTTCAAGTCGCCGCGCGCCGACTGGCTTGCTTCGTTCAACGTGAACGTGGCGAGCGCCGTGGCCATGCTGCAGGCGGTGCACCCGCACATGGTGGCGGCGGGCGGCGGGGCGGTGGTCAATTTCACGAGCATCTCCTCGCGCGTGGCGCAGACGGGGCGCTGGCTCTATCCGGTGAGCAAGGCCGCCATGGCGCAGCTCACCCGCAGCATGGCGATGGACCTGGCGCCGGACCGCATCCGCGTGAACAGCGTGTCGCCAGGCTGGACATGGTCGGCCGTGATGGACCGCCTCAGCGGCGGCGACCGCGCCAAGACCGATCGCGTGGCCGCGCCCTTCCATCTGCTCGGCCGCGTCGGCGATCCGGACGAGGTGGCGCAGGTGGTGCTGTTCCTGTGCTCGGACCATGCGAGCTTCGTGACCGGTTCCGATTACGCGGTGGACGGCGGCTATGCCGCCATGGGGCCCGAGCAGGCCGTGCCCGCCATTCCCAAGTTGATGGACTAG
- the pyrF gene encoding orotidine-5'-phosphate decarboxylase: MTQKNNIIVSLDFDSASGAFELVAQLGPSARFYKIGLQLLTAAGPAVVQKLISDGKEVFLDLKLHEIPTSVAAAVRVAGALGASMVTVHASGGSAVLRAAVEAARAYPQLNVLALTVITSLRDDDLRELGLDATVPEQVVRLAKLAAAAGCHGVVASAQEARLLRDLLPPEMLIVTPGTQLQTDAANDQARVATPFDAIRWGASHIVIGRSISRSPNPSDALAVIQTQVDGAVSL; the protein is encoded by the coding sequence ATGACACAGAAGAACAACATCATCGTGTCTCTCGACTTCGACTCGGCCAGTGGGGCATTCGAACTGGTGGCGCAACTCGGACCGTCGGCGCGGTTCTACAAGATCGGCCTTCAGCTGTTGACTGCGGCCGGCCCGGCCGTGGTGCAAAAGCTGATTTCGGACGGCAAGGAAGTCTTTCTCGACCTGAAGCTTCACGAGATACCCACGTCGGTGGCCGCTGCAGTGCGGGTAGCAGGTGCCTTGGGGGCTTCGATGGTCACCGTTCATGCATCCGGAGGCTCTGCGGTGCTGCGTGCCGCAGTGGAGGCTGCTCGCGCATACCCCCAATTGAATGTGCTGGCGCTGACGGTGATCACGAGCCTGCGAGATGATGATCTCAGGGAATTGGGCTTGGACGCGACGGTCCCAGAGCAGGTCGTACGACTGGCCAAGCTGGCCGCTGCGGCCGGCTGCCATGGCGTGGTCGCCTCAGCCCAGGAGGCGCGGCTGCTTCGCGACCTCCTTCCGCCTGAAATGCTCATCGTTACCCCGGGCACGCAGCTGCAAACCGATGCGGCGAATGACCAGGCAAGAGTGGCTACGCCGTTCGACGCGATACGTTGGGGAGCGAGTCACATCGTCATCGGACGTTCCATCTCTCGCTCGCCGAATCCGTCCGACGCCCTTGCGGTCATCCAGACGCAGGTGGATGGGGCTGTCTCCTTGTGA
- a CDS encoding helix-turn-helix transcriptional regulator, whose translation MSASPATQDPDLLRRLLRAKDWMDAASHEEWPVGRLAQVSGVSEAHFARSFKQAFGIPPHRYLLTRRIERAMALLRETDLPITDIAFDTGWASLGTFGRTFRDITGNSPSAVRSHGKLAAHEIGRVPVCIANAARRPDLTTAVSEKRRQAADGTNGLEQQESP comes from the coding sequence ATGAGTGCGAGCCCTGCCACTCAGGACCCCGATCTGCTGCGCCGGCTGCTGCGCGCCAAGGACTGGATGGACGCCGCATCGCACGAGGAGTGGCCCGTCGGGCGGCTGGCGCAGGTGAGCGGCGTGTCCGAGGCTCACTTTGCACGGTCGTTCAAGCAGGCCTTTGGCATCCCGCCGCACCGCTACCTGCTCACGCGGCGCATCGAGCGCGCGATGGCGCTGCTGCGCGAAACCGACCTGCCCATCACCGACATCGCCTTCGACACCGGCTGGGCGAGCCTGGGCACCTTCGGGCGCACCTTCCGCGACATCACCGGCAACAGCCCGAGCGCGGTCCGCTCGCACGGGAAGCTGGCGGCGCACGAGATCGGCCGCGTGCCCGTCTGCATCGCCAACGCCGCGCGCCGGCCCGACCTCACGACCGCAGTTTCGGAGAAGCGGCGCCAGGCGGCAGACGGTACAAACGGGCTCGAACAACAGGAGAGTCCATGA
- a CDS encoding VOC family protein, translating to MKEGIEVVGLYVRDQDEALAFYVEKLGFRVHTDVKNGDYRWLTVQHPEQPSFQLGLFTPGPPVLDAATAQALRALVAKGAMPPLVLTVADCRAAYERMLAAGVEFTQEPVDRFGTVDAGFRDPSGNGWKMIQGRG from the coding sequence ATGAAAGAGGGCATTGAAGTCGTCGGTTTGTATGTGCGCGATCAAGACGAGGCGCTGGCGTTTTATGTGGAGAAGCTCGGTTTCCGCGTCCATACGGACGTGAAGAACGGCGACTATCGCTGGCTCACGGTGCAGCACCCGGAGCAGCCGTCGTTCCAGCTCGGCCTTTTCACGCCCGGGCCGCCGGTGCTCGACGCGGCGACGGCGCAGGCGCTGCGCGCCCTCGTGGCCAAGGGCGCGATGCCGCCGCTCGTGCTGACGGTGGCCGATTGCCGCGCTGCCTACGAGCGCATGCTTGCCGCGGGGGTGGAGTTCACGCAGGAGCCGGTGGACCGCTTCGGTACCGTGGACGCCGGCTTTCGCGATCCGTCGGGAAACGGCTGGAAGATGATCCAGGGGCGCGGCTGA
- a CDS encoding styrene monooxygenase/indole monooxygenase family protein, which translates to MKRIAIVGAGQSGLQLGLGLLAAGYEVTMFSNRTGEDIRRGKVMSSQCMFHTSLQIERDLGLDLWAQDCPTVDGIGLAVPHPEQKGARAIDWTARLNSSAQSVDQRVKIPAWMDLFQKKGGELVFKDVGIDELEACTQSHDLTLVASGKGEISKLFERDAHKSSFDKPQRALALTYVKGMAPREPFSAVSFNLIPGVGEYFVFPALTTTGPCEIMVFEGVPGGPMDCWADVKTPQEHLARSQWILGTFTPWEAERCTDIELTDDNGILAGRFAPTVRKPVATLPSGRRVLGLADVVVLNDPITGQGSNNAAKCADTYLKSILARGNGAADAAWMQQTFDRYWFGYAQWVTQWTNMLLAPPPPHVLKLLGSAGAMPPLASAFANGFDDPRTFFPWFADAAEADRYIETCAAVA; encoded by the coding sequence ATGAAGCGTATCGCCATCGTCGGCGCGGGCCAGTCGGGCCTGCAACTGGGTCTCGGACTGCTCGCCGCAGGCTACGAGGTCACGATGTTCAGCAACCGCACGGGCGAGGACATCCGTCGCGGCAAGGTCATGTCCAGCCAGTGCATGTTCCACACCTCGCTGCAGATCGAGCGCGACCTGGGCCTGGACCTCTGGGCGCAGGACTGCCCCACAGTGGACGGCATCGGGCTGGCCGTGCCGCACCCCGAGCAAAAGGGCGCCAGGGCCATCGATTGGACCGCGCGGCTGAATTCGAGCGCGCAGTCGGTCGACCAGCGCGTGAAGATTCCGGCCTGGATGGACCTGTTCCAGAAGAAGGGCGGCGAACTCGTCTTCAAGGACGTGGGCATCGACGAACTCGAGGCCTGCACCCAAAGCCACGACCTCACGCTGGTTGCCAGCGGCAAGGGCGAGATCTCGAAGCTCTTCGAGCGCGACGCCCACAAATCCAGCTTCGACAAGCCGCAGCGCGCATTGGCACTGACCTATGTGAAGGGCATGGCGCCACGCGAGCCTTTCTCCGCGGTGTCTTTCAACCTCATTCCGGGCGTGGGCGAATATTTCGTGTTCCCGGCGCTGACCACGACCGGGCCTTGCGAGATCATGGTGTTCGAGGGTGTGCCGGGCGGCCCGATGGATTGCTGGGCGGACGTGAAGACGCCGCAGGAGCATCTCGCGCGCAGCCAATGGATTCTGGGCACCTTCACCCCATGGGAAGCAGAGCGCTGTACGGACATCGAGCTGACCGACGACAACGGCATCCTCGCGGGCCGCTTCGCGCCGACGGTGCGCAAGCCGGTCGCCACGTTGCCCTCGGGGCGCCGCGTCCTGGGGCTGGCCGATGTGGTGGTGCTCAACGATCCGATCACCGGCCAGGGCTCCAACAATGCAGCCAAGTGCGCCGACACCTATCTGAAGAGCATCCTCGCGCGCGGCAACGGCGCGGCCGATGCGGCGTGGATGCAGCAGACCTTCGACCGCTACTGGTTCGGCTATGCGCAATGGGTCACGCAGTGGACCAACATGCTGCTGGCGCCACCGCCGCCCCATGTGCTCAAGCTGCTCGGCAGCGCCGGCGCCATGCCGCCGCTGGCCAGCGCCTTCGCCAACGGCTTCGACGATCCGCGCACTTTCTTCCCGTGGTTCGCGGATGCCGCGGAAGCGGACCGCTACATCGAAACCTGCGCGGCCGTCGCGTAG
- a CDS encoding AraC family transcriptional regulator — protein sequence METATTPPLPLQRYRLFESHDMDEARESVARVFCPHGLVMLRPRTELDACHHSARLHRDVSLNYVQYGPGVQIDPGYLQDFFLLQIPLRGGAEIRCGAQHVDATPRLASLPSPTEPLSMRWADDSPHLIVRLARSALLSRLEALLQAPVRQPLVFDLGVPLDNPALAPMVHFIDYLRLTLDAGTALQAGSRLAEHAEEYLMASLLMSAGHNHSRALAGDAQRSLLPRVVRRAQEYMAAHVEQPLSLADVCREAGCSARALQLAFRQHAGLGPMEFLRELRLDKVRAELRVPGHGGVRDVAQKYGFLHMGHFAAQYRTRFGERPSETRALRAF from the coding sequence ATGGAAACCGCCACGACTCCACCGCTGCCGCTGCAGCGTTACCGGCTTTTCGAGAGCCACGACATGGACGAGGCCCGCGAAAGCGTGGCGCGCGTGTTCTGCCCGCACGGGCTGGTCATGCTGCGGCCCCGCACCGAGCTCGATGCCTGCCATCACAGCGCGCGCCTCCATCGAGACGTGAGCCTCAACTATGTGCAGTACGGCCCCGGCGTGCAGATCGACCCCGGATACCTGCAGGATTTCTTCCTGTTGCAAATTCCGTTGCGCGGCGGTGCCGAGATCCGCTGCGGCGCGCAGCATGTGGACGCGACGCCTCGCCTTGCCTCGCTGCCTTCACCGACCGAGCCGCTGTCGATGCGCTGGGCCGACGACAGCCCGCACCTGATCGTGCGGCTGGCGCGCTCCGCGCTGCTCTCCCGGCTCGAAGCCTTGCTCCAGGCGCCCGTCAGGCAGCCGCTGGTGTTCGACCTCGGGGTGCCGCTCGACAACCCCGCCCTCGCGCCGATGGTGCACTTCATCGACTATCTGCGGCTCACGCTCGACGCCGGCACCGCACTGCAGGCCGGCAGTCGCCTGGCCGAGCATGCCGAGGAGTACCTGATGGCCAGCCTCTTGATGTCGGCGGGGCACAACCACTCGCGCGCCCTGGCCGGCGACGCCCAGCGCAGCCTGCTGCCGCGCGTGGTCCGCAGGGCACAGGAATACATGGCGGCGCATGTCGAGCAACCCTTGTCGCTGGCCGACGTGTGCCGCGAAGCCGGTTGCAGCGCGCGTGCGCTACAGCTGGCGTTTCGCCAGCATGCGGGCCTGGGCCCGATGGAATTCCTGCGCGAGCTGCGCCTGGACAAGGTGCGCGCCGAGTTGCGGGTGCCGGGCCATGGCGGCGTGCGCGACGTTGCGCAAAAATATGGCTTTCTTCACATGGGCCACTTTGCGGCGCAGTACCGAACCCGCTTTGGCGAGCGGCCCTCGGAAACCCGAGCGCTGCGAGCCTTCTGA
- a CDS encoding MerR family transcriptional regulator: MSSSAPFLNPSEAAKRLGVSTKALRLYEQRGLLTPTRNAIGWRSYGPQEMARGAEIVALRELGLSLAQVACVLEGDAEGLETALAAHQTTLEGRVRQLVDTVEKIRGVRADLARGQTPTVGELTRLLEPAAGFSIEFELPWPWGGELFELHDMRPLNYIVGPLGSGKTRLALRLAEILPGAAFLGLERSDNVDTAARMDGNPALKSRLAQAMAWLIDDGATGSDALIALMAALEAEGPAILIVDMVEQGLDHATQQAVITHLRRRGSHARPLFLLTRSRVILDLAAVGTDESIILCPANHSPPIRVAPHPGAPGYEAVATCLASPEVRARTQGVIAWRPQAG, encoded by the coding sequence TTGAGCTCTTCCGCCCCATTCCTGAATCCTTCTGAGGCAGCCAAGCGGCTCGGCGTCTCCACCAAGGCCCTGCGCCTTTATGAGCAGCGCGGTTTGTTGACCCCAACTCGGAACGCCATCGGTTGGCGATCCTACGGTCCCCAAGAAATGGCCCGTGGTGCAGAGATCGTGGCTTTGCGCGAGCTTGGCCTCAGCCTTGCTCAAGTTGCGTGCGTGCTGGAAGGCGACGCCGAGGGACTGGAAACTGCTTTGGCTGCGCATCAAACAACACTCGAAGGTCGCGTGCGTCAGCTTGTGGACACTGTTGAGAAGATCCGTGGTGTCCGAGCCGATCTCGCCCGGGGACAGACGCCGACGGTCGGCGAGCTGACACGCCTGCTGGAACCAGCTGCGGGATTCAGCATCGAATTCGAACTTCCCTGGCCGTGGGGTGGTGAACTGTTCGAGTTGCACGACATGCGGCCGCTGAACTACATCGTCGGCCCGCTGGGCAGCGGCAAGACCCGTCTGGCCTTGCGCTTGGCCGAAATTCTGCCGGGCGCTGCATTCTTGGGGCTGGAACGGTCGGACAACGTTGACACGGCGGCGCGGATGGATGGCAACCCGGCCCTGAAGTCACGGCTCGCTCAAGCAATGGCATGGCTGATTGACGATGGCGCGACGGGTTCCGATGCATTGATCGCTTTGATGGCGGCACTGGAAGCCGAAGGCCCGGCTATCCTGATCGTCGACATGGTCGAGCAGGGCCTGGACCATGCCACGCAGCAGGCTGTCATCACTCATCTGCGCCGTCGTGGGTCTCATGCTCGCCCACTCTTCCTACTCACGCGCTCACGTGTGATCCTGGACTTGGCCGCCGTAGGAACTGACGAGTCGATCATCCTCTGCCCCGCCAATCACAGCCCACCCATTCGAGTCGCCCCCCACCCAGGCGCTCCCGGATACGAGGCCGTCGCAACCTGCCTCGCATCCCCTGAAGTGCGGGCGCGGACGCAGGGCGTCATCGCTTGGCGACCACAGGCAGGGTGA